The Vibrio syngnathi DNA window CAAACATAGAGCGTTTTTGATGTTCACCAAATTGATTCACGTAATTAACAAATGCTGTCTCGGTCATATCCGTTGATCCTTAATCAAATTACCCCGATTAGGTTGATCGCCAGACAAGCAGCTTTTTATGCGAAAAATTTTAAATCTATTTAAATATTTAGGTGAATATTATGGTTTCATTTGTCACCTTTGAAATAAATGATACTTCGAAAAGAAAAATAAGTCAGGGCTCAGTTCACATCAATCAGTTGAATATCCGTACTTTTAATGATTTACATCACATTTAACTATCAAATCACGCCAAAAATTTAATTCCTAGTGATACTCCCGTTCAAGTTATCAAAGCTTATGTGGTTCGATGAGTATTGCCTCGCAGCATCGTGGCTTGTAAAATGGTACGACATACATGTTCTTACTCTTAATATGAATCATTTATCATTTTTCTGGCTACCACAAAATAAAGCTCTTCTCCTTAAGGGCCTAGAATCCGAGTTTGCCCAACTTGTTGGACATTCCATCTCAGCGGGAAAAATAACTCTTCCTCCGATTCCTGAGGTTGTACTTAAAATTCAAAAGCTTTGTACTCTTGAACCAACAGGCGTCGCTGAAGTAGCCGAGTGCTTACTTGAAGACCCTGGGCTAACAGCAATCGTGATTCGTGTTGCTAACTCTGTTGTCTTTAACAGACGCAATATCACTTGTGTCGATGTTATGACGGCCGTATCGCGTCTTGGCATATTGAGGGTGCGTGACATTGTCACGGCTCAGGCTATTGAGCAACTTAAACATTCCGTTAATTTGAGTAAAGAGTGTAACGAGCTATTGGTTCAGAGCGCTTCTGTATCAAAAGAACTCGCCGCAACTATGGTGTTAGTCACTAACCTATTTAAAGAGCTATCCCCTACCGAATACCGTTATCTAGAACATGAAAAGTCACTACTTGTTGGGTTGCTCGCAGACATAGGTTTGTTCTGTTTGGTTAGCGAATATCACCTCTACCTAGACAACGGGAACTACTTAGATCACGACATCGCACTGCAAATATTCCAAGGCCAGTGTTCGGCGACAAGTAAGCTAGTTTTACGACGTTGGGGTTTCGACAGCGACTTTATCGATGTTTGCAGTAACACCATTAATAGTCACGAAGAACGCGAAGTGTCTTACCTTGATATTGCGCGAATAGCTAACCACCTACTGATGTTTAGAAACAAGGATGACAACATCGATGAGCACGAAGTAGAACTGAACGTCACAGGAGCGGAAGTGCTTTATAAATTAAGCAACTTGAGCAAACAGGATTTTAATGCAAAGCTAAGTGACGTGATCAATACTAGCGGCTTCTAAGTTACTGTTAAATTGCTAATAAATGTAATATGAAGTCAATGCAATGGGGAAAGCATGTTTACAGGGATGATCTTTATATTTGCGCCACTCGTCGTGGGGTATCTTTTTTCAATATCAAACGCTCAGACGCTAGATTTTATCAACCGCTCTACTTCGCGGTTGATCTACGTGATTCTCGCTTTGATGGGACTAAGCTTAGCTGCCCTCGATAACCTAGGCAGTAACCTGCAGACAATCCTTCTATACACCGCCACCTTCTTTGTCTGCTTAAGCGTTTGTAACCTAATGGCGCTGCCCGCTATTGATAAGTTACTGCCACTCCAGACAGATAGCTGTAACAAGAAACTTCCTCTATCTTCTATGGCGATGGAGTCTGGCAAACTCATCTTAGTGGTCGGTTCCGGCCTTATCGCTGGTTTGGTTCTGCCTATTGGACTTGGTTGGGTTGATACCGCCAGTGAATGGATCCTGTTTGTTTTACTGTTCTTTATTGGCATTCAGCTACGCAATAGCGGACTAACACTTCGTCAGATCTTGCTCAACAAACACGGCATGGTAATCGCAATCGCGATCATCGTCACCTCAATGCTAGGTGGTATCATTGCGGCTTATATCCTTGATATCCCTCTGTTCAAAGCCTTGGCAATGTCTTCTGGGTTTGGCTGGTATTCATTAGCCGGCATCTTGATGGGCGACGCCTTTGGTCCTGTTTATGGCGGCGCTTCATTCATGCTTGAGCTGTTAAGAGAGTTAGTTGCCTTAGTACTGATTCCAGTGCTAATTCGCAGCTACCCATGTACTTCTATTGGCTATGCAGGCGCAACCGCGATGGATTTCACATTACCTGTCATTCAAACCACAGGTGGCGTTCGGTGCGTGCCAGTCGCCATAGTCAGTGGCTTTATCCTCAGCTTGCTTGTCCCGATTTTGATGTTGTTCTTTGTATCTCTTGCTAACTAGATCGCAGGAATAGCGTTTGTTTTAGATTAGAATGCAACTCGAATACCCATGCCCAATACACAGATACAGTTACCGAAATAAAAAGACACTAAGTGTCATTGCTCAACAAATAATGATCACGGTAATCTGTAACGACAACGTTATAAAAAGAATAAACTTACAAAAGGAACCGCTATGAAACGCCTTTGCGTCGCATTACTGCTAGCTTCAACTTCGACTTTCTCTTTTGCAGCAGATTCAATGTCTGAGACAAATCAGTGCCAAGCAAAAAAATATGATGCGTACATCGACGCCTCTTTAGGTTGGTATGCCGATCTTGCGGCATTGACCTCTGAGCAATACCCAGAGCTAACAGAAGTAAGTGAGTGGTTCCTAGAAGGTCGTAAGCACCACTTTGAACTGAATCGTGCTGCGGTAAACTACTATCTAGTAAACGATTCAAGCAAAGTAGCTACCGAGCAATCTGTAGAAGGTTGGTTGCAATTAGAACAACACGACATTAAAACGCTATCAACACGTGATGATGAACTTGGTAAAATCGCGAAAACAACGTTCGACGACCGCCAATCAACGCCTCACGCTCAAAACTACGAGCTACGTTCTGCCTTTGCAGAGCTTCTTAGCCACCCCAAGCAAATCGACACAGCGCTGCAGCGTTACAACCAGTCGATTACCAAACTTGAAGCGATCAAGTGTAAATAACCCTCAATTTACTATGCTTTTATGGGAAGTTGGATTTCATAATTAAGACGGGACATTGTTCCCGTTTTCGTTTAGATTATCCCGCTCGCGTCAATATAAGAAAAATAACTCGCTTGCTATGGTTACGGAACAAAAAACAGCAGATGTTAGCTTCGACAGTCTTCTACGTATCTTTACAGTACCAGAAGGCCCAGACTCAACACTCACTCAAATCGAAGACAAACTTTCACGAAACCTGAATCAATTCTTACGTGAACACATTGTGGCTGAAGAAAAGCCGCTGCGTGAAATTGAGAAAGATTTTTCAAATGCTCATATCCCAGAGCAGCCTGAGTTTGTTTCTGAACATACTGAGCATCTCCTCGATTCTCTCGTGTCTCACTCGGTTCACACGTCTTCGCCAAGTTTCATTGGCCATATGACCTCTGCGTTGCCGTACTTCCTGATGCCGCTTTCTAAAATTATGATAGCGTTGAATCAGAATCTAGTAAAAATCGAGACCTCAAAAGCTTTCACTCCCCTAGAACGTCAAGTTTTGGGCATGTTACATCGCCTGATTTATCAAGATAGCGACCAGTTTTATTCTCGCTGGATGCACAGTGCAAACCACTCTTTAGGTGCGTTTTGTTCTGGTGGTACCATCGCGAACGTTACGGCGCTTTGGGTTGCACGTAACAATGCACTAAAGGCACAAGGTTCGTTCAAAGGCGTAGAAAAAGAAGGCCTGTTTAAAGCCATGAAGCACTATGACTATGAAGGCCTAGCCATCTTAGTCTCTGAACGTGGTCACTACTCTCTGAAAAAAGCTGCGGATGTACTTGGTATTGGTCAAGAAGGTCTAGTGTCTGTTAAGACGGATAACGACAACCGCATTTGTACGGACGATCTAAGACTCAAGATTGAACAGCTCAAACAGAACAAGATCAAACCTTTCGCCGTCATTGGTGTGGCTGGTACAACCGAAACCGGTAATATCGACCCTCTAAGAGACATTGCTGAGGTGTGTGCCGAATCTGATTGTCATTTCCATGTTGATGCTGCTTGGGGCGGTGCGACTCTAATGTCGAACAACCATCGTCACCTACTTGATGGTATTGAATTGGCTGATTCAGTTACGATTGATGCGCATAAACAGCTTTATATCCCTATGGGTGCTGGCATGGTTTTGTTTAA harbors:
- a CDS encoding HDOD domain-containing protein, with protein sequence MNHLSFFWLPQNKALLLKGLESEFAQLVGHSISAGKITLPPIPEVVLKIQKLCTLEPTGVAEVAECLLEDPGLTAIVIRVANSVVFNRRNITCVDVMTAVSRLGILRVRDIVTAQAIEQLKHSVNLSKECNELLVQSASVSKELAATMVLVTNLFKELSPTEYRYLEHEKSLLVGLLADIGLFCLVSEYHLYLDNGNYLDHDIALQIFQGQCSATSKLVLRRWGFDSDFIDVCSNTINSHEEREVSYLDIARIANHLLMFRNKDDNIDEHEVELNVTGAEVLYKLSNLSKQDFNAKLSDVINTSGF
- a CDS encoding lysine exporter LysO family protein yields the protein MFTGMIFIFAPLVVGYLFSISNAQTLDFINRSTSRLIYVILALMGLSLAALDNLGSNLQTILLYTATFFVCLSVCNLMALPAIDKLLPLQTDSCNKKLPLSSMAMESGKLILVVGSGLIAGLVLPIGLGWVDTASEWILFVLLFFIGIQLRNSGLTLRQILLNKHGMVIAIAIIVTSMLGGIIAAYILDIPLFKALAMSSGFGWYSLAGILMGDAFGPVYGGASFMLELLRELVALVLIPVLIRSYPCTSIGYAGATAMDFTLPVIQTTGGVRCVPVAIVSGFILSLLVPILMLFFVSLAN
- the panP gene encoding pyridoxal-dependent aspartate 1-decarboxylase PanP; translated protein: MVTEQKTADVSFDSLLRIFTVPEGPDSTLTQIEDKLSRNLNQFLREHIVAEEKPLREIEKDFSNAHIPEQPEFVSEHTEHLLDSLVSHSVHTSSPSFIGHMTSALPYFLMPLSKIMIALNQNLVKIETSKAFTPLERQVLGMLHRLIYQDSDQFYSRWMHSANHSLGAFCSGGTIANVTALWVARNNALKAQGSFKGVEKEGLFKAMKHYDYEGLAILVSERGHYSLKKAADVLGIGQEGLVSVKTDNDNRICTDDLRLKIEQLKQNKIKPFAVIGVAGTTETGNIDPLRDIAEVCAESDCHFHVDAAWGGATLMSNNHRHLLDGIELADSVTIDAHKQLYIPMGAGMVLFKKPDAMTAIEHHAQYILRKGSKDLGSHTLEGSRSGMAMLVYASMHIISRPGYELLIDQSINKARYFADLIKDQNDFELVSEPELCLLTYRYVPESVKAALLKAKAPERVELNELLNELTKFIQKKQRETGKSFVSRTRLNPEIWAHQPIIVFRVVLANPLTGNDILSSVLEEQREISKLAPNLMSKITKLVKLINA